From Lusitaniella coriacea LEGE 07157, a single genomic window includes:
- a CDS encoding Ycf34 family protein, protein MCICVNCYFVDRCQTYHAVETQHQQPHLTENPDFEPKEPTINVNIRPQQDYIEMEWDVVGCHSFLKETGKWASLRPGEAVPT, encoded by the coding sequence ATGTGTATTTGTGTAAATTGCTATTTTGTCGATCGCTGTCAAACCTACCACGCGGTCGAAACCCAACACCAACAACCCCATTTAACCGAAAATCCCGATTTCGAGCCGAAAGAACCGACAATTAACGTTAATATTCGCCCTCAACAGGACTACATTGAGATGGAATGGGATGTAGTGGGATGCCATAGTTTTTTGAAAGAAACCGGGAAATGGGCGAGCTTACGACCGGGTGAAGCCGTCCCAACTTAG
- a CDS encoding CCA tRNA nucleotidyltransferase, producing MSSNRAVSDLSPRYWPFDVEWLPRSAYLVGGAVRDALIERKSKVIDLDFVLPEGAVETARQIARHYQAGFVVLDEERQIARVVFENATADFAQQEGGSIEKDLRRRDFTINAIAYNPHTQTFIDPLQGQEDLAKGILRMISKKNLKTDPLRLLRAYRQAAQLNFKIARKTRSALSLLAPLLANVAVERVQTELKYLFAAPEGGLWLSAAHQDGLLTLWFRNLQEENLQQIEHLDQCAWLLGKIWEELHAQLQAPIAPNALSLMSLAKLTCLVASNPKAAESQMENLKYSRAEIRGVTIALKYLPRLLKISTAPMSLREQYFFFQEVGSLLPLLAVLVVTLAAQRDVLQEMRAVGMVAPLINRYLDPDDPVAHPIPLLSGNELMQALQLSPSPQIGKLLTEIQIARIEGLIATPEEALRFAATAIDSA from the coding sequence ATGTCCTCGAATCGTGCAGTGTCCGATTTATCTCCTCGTTATTGGCCTTTTGATGTGGAGTGGTTGCCGCGATCGGCTTATCTGGTGGGGGGTGCAGTGCGGGATGCACTGATCGAGCGCAAGTCAAAAGTCATCGATTTAGATTTTGTTTTACCGGAGGGGGCTGTCGAAACCGCTCGACAGATTGCTCGGCATTATCAGGCGGGGTTTGTGGTTCTCGATGAGGAGCGACAAATCGCCAGGGTTGTGTTTGAGAATGCGACGGCGGATTTTGCCCAGCAGGAAGGGGGAAGTATTGAGAAGGATTTGAGGAGGCGGGATTTTACGATTAACGCGATCGCGTACAACCCACATACCCAAACCTTCATCGATCCCCTTCAAGGACAAGAAGACTTGGCAAAAGGCATCTTGCGGATGATCTCGAAAAAAAATCTAAAAACCGATCCTTTAAGGTTATTGCGCGCTTATCGCCAAGCCGCACAACTCAATTTTAAGATCGCTCGCAAAACGCGATCGGCACTTTCCCTACTCGCACCGTTGTTAGCGAATGTTGCAGTCGAACGAGTTCAAACAGAATTGAAATATTTGTTCGCAGCGCCAGAAGGGGGACTTTGGCTGAGTGCAGCCCATCAAGATGGGTTATTAACCCTTTGGTTTAGGAACCTGCAAGAAGAGAACTTGCAGCAAATCGAACATCTCGATCAATGCGCGTGGTTGCTGGGAAAGATTTGGGAAGAGTTACACGCGCAACTACAGGCTCCAATTGCCCCAAATGCCCTATCCCTGATGAGTTTAGCCAAGCTCACCTGTTTGGTTGCCTCAAATCCCAAGGCGGCTGAGTCTCAGATGGAAAACTTGAAGTATTCCCGCGCAGAGATTCGAGGGGTGACGATCGCGCTCAAATATTTACCGCGATTGCTCAAAATCTCTACAGCGCCCATGAGCCTGCGAGAGCAATATTTTTTCTTTCAGGAGGTGGGAAGCCTTTTACCCCTTTTAGCGGTGTTAGTCGTCACCCTTGCCGCCCAGAGAGACGTTTTGCAGGAGATGAGAGCAGTGGGGATGGTAGCTCCGTTGATTAACCGCTATCTCGATCCCGACGATCCCGTCGCTCATCCCATTCCCTTACTTTCCGGGAACGAACTGATGCAAGCGCTCCAATTATCGCCATCACCTCAAATTGGCAAGCTCCTCACGGAAATTCAGATTGCGCGCATTGAAGGGTTAATCGCTACGCCGGAAGAAGCGTTGAGGTTTGCTGCAACCGCGATCGATTCCGCTTAA
- the petA gene encoding cytochrome f, whose amino-acid sequence MRTPSLLVLWQTGKKAMLRGAVIAIATISLFLASDWVMPQSAAAYPFWAQQTAPETPREATGRLACANCHLAEKPAEIELPLSVTPNSVFEAVVKIPYDLDTQQVLGDGSKGGLNVGAVLMLPEGFKIAPSDRIPEELQEKVGGLFFQPYREDTENVVIVGPLPGEQYQEITFPILSPDPKTDKNIRFGKYPIHLGANRGRGQVYPTGQPSNNNVVNASKAGTISAITPVEAGGYEVAIALEDGSSVVETIQPGPELLVTQGQAVAAGEALTTNPNVGGFGQEDAEIVLQDPNRIKWLLLFFGAIMLAQTFLVLKKKQIERVQAAEMEF is encoded by the coding sequence ATGAGAACACCTTCATTATTAGTACTTTGGCAGACGGGCAAGAAAGCGATGCTTCGTGGCGCGGTTATCGCGATCGCGACAATTTCTTTGTTTCTTGCTAGCGATTGGGTTATGCCCCAATCTGCTGCTGCCTATCCTTTTTGGGCGCAACAAACCGCCCCAGAAACTCCCCGCGAAGCCACAGGGCGATTGGCGTGTGCCAACTGCCATTTAGCGGAAAAACCGGCGGAAATCGAGCTTCCTTTATCGGTAACGCCCAACAGCGTGTTTGAAGCTGTTGTCAAAATTCCCTACGATCTCGATACCCAACAAGTCCTAGGGGACGGTTCTAAAGGCGGATTGAATGTTGGTGCAGTATTGATGCTTCCCGAAGGCTTTAAAATTGCCCCCTCCGATCGCATTCCCGAAGAACTCCAAGAAAAAGTGGGCGGTTTGTTCTTCCAGCCCTATCGCGAAGATACTGAAAACGTGGTGATTGTTGGTCCCCTACCGGGCGAACAGTATCAAGAAATCACCTTCCCCATTTTGTCTCCCGATCCAAAAACAGACAAAAATATTCGCTTTGGTAAATATCCCATCCACCTCGGCGCGAACCGGGGACGCGGACAAGTTTATCCCACAGGACAACCCAGCAACAACAATGTGGTTAATGCTTCCAAAGCCGGGACGATTAGCGCAATTACTCCGGTAGAAGCAGGCGGTTATGAAGTGGCGATCGCGCTCGAAGACGGCAGTAGCGTTGTCGAGACGATTCAACCGGGCCCTGAATTGCTCGTGACCCAAGGTCAAGCAGTTGCAGCCGGAGAAGCTTTAACCACAAATCCTAATGTTGGCGGTTTTGGGCAAGAAGATGCGGAAATTGTCTTGCAAGATCCCAATCGGATTAAATGGCTGCTCCTCTTCTTTGGGGCGATTATGCTCGCTCAAACATTCCTCGTTCTCAAGAAGAAGCAAATCGAACGAGTTCAAGCAGCAGAAATGGAATTCTAA
- the petC gene encoding cytochrome b6-f complex iron-sulfur subunit, protein MTQSSASSDVPGMGRRQFMNLLTFGTITGTALGALYPVVKYFIPPSSGSAGGGVTAKDELGNDVIASEFVANRNPGDRALTQGLKGDPTYLVVTEDKTIAEYGLNAVCTHLGCVVPWNGSENKFKCPCHGSQYNAQGKVVRGPAPLSLALAHATVTENDKVQFTPWTETDFRTNEDPWWT, encoded by the coding sequence ATGACTCAAAGTTCCGCATCTTCAGATGTCCCAGGAATGGGACGGCGACAATTCATGAACTTGCTTACCTTTGGCACGATCACGGGAACTGCCTTGGGCGCGCTTTATCCAGTTGTTAAATATTTTATTCCTCCTTCGAGCGGCAGTGCGGGTGGCGGTGTCACGGCTAAGGACGAGTTGGGAAATGATGTTATTGCGAGCGAATTTGTCGCTAATCGTAACCCCGGCGATCGCGCGCTGACCCAAGGACTGAAAGGCGACCCTACTTATTTGGTGGTCACAGAAGACAAAACCATTGCCGAGTATGGACTGAATGCAGTTTGTACTCACCTCGGCTGTGTTGTCCCCTGGAACGGCAGCGAAAACAAATTTAAGTGTCCTTGCCACGGTTCCCAGTACAATGCCCAAGGTAAAGTGGTACGGGGTCCCGCGCCATTATCTCTTGCCCTCGCTCACGCAACTGTGACAGAGAACGACAAAGTTCAGTTCACCCCTTGGACAGAGACGGATTTCCGCACCAACGAAGATCCTTGGTGGACTTAA
- a CDS encoding DUF3067 family protein, which yields MTGEKLHQLLLDKWGRSYGVQLRRTKGRIYLQVMWKYLEQVSFPLTETEYLEHLNAVANYLNAWGTTVQVQNYIEQTKERPRLGKAVSIPLDLGDRASEWIMDET from the coding sequence ATGACTGGAGAGAAATTACATCAACTACTGCTCGATAAATGGGGACGCTCCTATGGCGTTCAACTGCGGCGAACCAAGGGGAGAATTTACCTGCAAGTGATGTGGAAATATTTAGAACAAGTTTCGTTTCCCCTAACCGAAACCGAATATTTGGAACATTTGAATGCGGTTGCCAACTACCTCAATGCTTGGGGAACCACCGTCCAAGTGCAAAACTACATCGAACAAACCAAAGAACGCCCCCGTTTGGGGAAAGCTGTAAGCATTCCCCTCGATTTGGGCGATCGCGCGTCAGAATGGATTATGGATGAAACGTAA